The Acidobacteriota bacterium genome includes the window CGCGTGCTGTTTGAAGAAATCGGGAAGCGAGGCCAGGGCGGTCTCCGCCGAGGTCCGGTCCGGGTAATGGCCCCAGATGACCCGGTAGCAATCGCGCCCCTTGAGGTCGTAGGGAAGGACCATGAACCGGGGGTCCCCTCCTGCGGCCGAAAGGCCCTTGGCGAGGGTTTCGGGCTGGCAGGCCACCTCCACATCGATGGTGAAAGGGGCCGCC containing:
- a CDS encoding SPOR domain-containing protein, with product APTPTVAPLPAGSADAGSARDLLNAGRFPEAARAFAAALRNEAAPFTIDVEVACQPETLAKGLSAAGGDPRFMVLPYDLKGRDCYRVIWGHYPDRTSAETALASLPDFFKQHASPRVATWKRPGAP